One genomic window of Diospyros lotus cultivar Yz01 chromosome 8, ASM1463336v1, whole genome shotgun sequence includes the following:
- the LOC127808730 gene encoding BTB/POZ domain-containing protein At4g08455-like codes for MRWCPSCCENYWSPSDFGNCRKCYEEANKTKEELKHENDDLKAKVDFLSLPLGLHSPSFSDVVLVASDDGLGHSDAIPVPIPAHRAVLASRSPVFRAMLENEMEESLSGTIKLGDVSCDALHSFVHYLYSAEASLDEGMAIDLLVMAEKYQVKHLKTYCEKYKVSKLVWENALMNFAFARQYNAKILEKAALLLIMDNMDKLSKCEVYIELVEKDPRLVVEIYEAYLSMHSQG; via the exons ATGAGGTGGTGTCCGTCCTGCTGTGAGAATTACTGGTCGCCGTCTGATTTCGGCAACTGCAGAAAGTGCTACGAGGAAGCTAACAAGACCAAGGAGGAGCTCAAGCACGAGAACGACGATCTCAAGGCCAAGGTCGACTTCCTCTCCCTCCCCTTAGGCCTTCACTCCCCTTCCTTCTCCGACGTTGTCCTCGTCGCCTCCGACGATGGTCTCGGTCACTCCGACGCCATTCCAGTTCCCATCCCTGCCCATCGGGCCGTTCTG GCCAGTCGCTCCCCAGTTTTCAGAGCCATGCTTGAAAATGAGATGGAGGAAAGCCTGAGCGGTACCATCAAATTAGGTGATGTATCATGTGATGCTCTTCACTCCTTTGTCCATTATCTGTACAGTGCAGAGGCAAGCCTTGATGAAGGAATGGCCATTGACCTTTTAGTAATGGCCGAGAAATATCAAGTGAAACATCTCAAGACCTATTGTGAAAAGTACAAGGTGTCCAAGTTGGTCTGGGAGAATGCCCTCATGAATTTTGCCTTTGCACGCCAATACAACGCTAAGATCTTAGAAAAGGCAGCCTTATTATTGATCATGGACAACATGGATAAGCTTAGCAAGTGTGAAGTATATATAGAGCTCGTGGAGAAGGATCCCCGGCTTGTTGTAGAAATCTATGAGGCTTATCTCTCGATGCACTCGCAAGGTTGA